Proteins from a single region of Azospira inquinata:
- a CDS encoding bifunctional diguanylate cyclase/phosphodiesterase yields the protein MTKQHGLSSRQFVYLIVAVLALTGICTLLGWELKRSYDAELAFAGREAENLAATLESQARGKVEKIDVVLQESQALFESRYPEGLPVAGSARSAELNLSLARLLSRIPESQSLRIVNAQGHFVFDANGAPSSQYVGDRTYFQRQKNDPGAGLIISEPIFARLTHNWVVTISRRLEDRRGHFIGLVQAAINADSLQRAYENLNVGKGGSISLYDDGFHMVAHQPAMPDRMGQTMNSPEVAAQIRGKERGYFVANAYQDGVKRLYGFHRVSGLPLVVFVGLAYDEVLSEFYRKATYYSVSALLLVLALLGLILAWQRSYTQAMFMAREMSDAYDQSASRIRALLDSIPDLAWIKDDHFRFHAVNEAFAELCGKPVKEILGRTAFQVWPQPLAKAFHAHDEEAIRRGEPVRFEVEVEDQQGAMKTLDFIRVPVRDEDGRVVGVAGVARDITERKESEAKIRHLAEHDALTGLPNRTLLGERMADAITSAMGESVQMALLYLDLDHFKNINDSLGHELGDLLLQQVAERLRQCLGPRDVLSRSGGDEFSLLLTDCSGVAMIGRTAERLLGIFDSPFSISGHELGLTASIGISVYPMDGTDLGALLKNADAALFSAKAAGRNNYQFFTPEMNARVFERLSLENSLRKALARNELVLHYQPQFDVMGEPRLFGFEALLRWQHPDQGLVPPSRFIPIAEETGLILPIGEWVLREACRQLVAWQTRGLPRCTVAVNLSAVQFRQHNLAAMVAAALRDTGLAPAQLELEITESLLMDDTERAVQVLQDLKALGVRLSLDDFGTGYSSLAYLKRFPLDKIKIDQSFVRDLTHDAGDAAITQTIIAMARSLSMGAIAEGVETPEQLAYLRRHHCKEVQGFYFSAGVPADQVPALFSPDWLPAAERRPPPVERPQA from the coding sequence TTGACCAAACAGCACGGACTGTCGTCCCGCCAATTTGTTTACCTGATCGTGGCCGTTCTGGCCTTGACGGGCATCTGCACTCTGCTGGGGTGGGAGTTGAAGCGCTCCTACGACGCGGAGCTGGCCTTTGCCGGGCGGGAGGCTGAAAACCTGGCGGCCACCCTGGAAAGCCAGGCCCGGGGCAAGGTGGAAAAGATCGATGTGGTGCTCCAAGAATCCCAGGCCCTCTTCGAAAGCCGCTATCCGGAAGGCTTGCCCGTGGCGGGCTCGGCCCGTTCCGCGGAACTTAACCTGAGCCTGGCCCGGCTCCTCTCCCGCATTCCCGAATCCCAAAGCCTGCGCATCGTTAATGCCCAGGGCCATTTTGTCTTCGACGCCAACGGGGCCCCCAGTTCCCAGTACGTGGGGGACCGGACCTATTTCCAACGGCAGAAGAACGATCCGGGGGCCGGGCTGATTATTTCCGAGCCCATTTTCGCCCGCCTTACCCATAACTGGGTGGTGACCATCAGCCGCCGCCTGGAAGACCGGCGGGGCCATTTCATTGGCCTGGTCCAGGCCGCCATTAATGCGGATTCCCTCCAGCGGGCCTACGAAAACCTCAATGTGGGCAAGGGGGGCAGCATCTCCCTCTACGATGACGGCTTCCATATGGTGGCCCACCAGCCCGCCATGCCGGACCGGATGGGCCAGACCATGAACAGTCCGGAGGTGGCGGCCCAGATCCGGGGTAAGGAGCGGGGCTACTTCGTCGCCAATGCCTATCAGGACGGGGTGAAGCGGCTCTATGGCTTTCACCGGGTTTCCGGCCTGCCCCTGGTGGTCTTTGTGGGCCTGGCCTACGACGAGGTACTTTCCGAGTTCTACCGCAAGGCCACCTATTACAGCGTCAGCGCCCTGTTGCTGGTGCTCGCCCTGCTGGGCTTGATCCTGGCTTGGCAGCGGAGCTATACCCAGGCCATGTTCATGGCCCGGGAAATGAGCGACGCCTATGACCAGTCCGCCTCCCGTATCCGGGCCCTGCTGGACAGCATTCCCGATCTGGCCTGGATCAAGGACGACCATTTCCGCTTCCATGCGGTCAATGAGGCCTTTGCCGAACTATGCGGCAAGCCGGTGAAGGAAATTCTCGGCCGCACCGCCTTTCAGGTCTGGCCCCAGCCCCTGGCCAAGGCCTTCCACGCCCACGATGAGGAGGCTATCCGGCGCGGTGAGCCGGTGCGCTTTGAAGTGGAGGTGGAGGATCAGCAGGGGGCGATGAAGACCCTGGACTTCATCCGGGTGCCGGTGCGGGACGAGGATGGCCGGGTGGTAGGGGTGGCCGGGGTGGCCCGGGACATTACGGAACGCAAGGAATCGGAAGCCAAAATCCGCCATCTGGCGGAACACGACGCCCTGACCGGCCTGCCCAACCGGACCCTGCTCGGGGAGCGGATGGCGGACGCCATTACCTCCGCCATGGGGGAATCGGTGCAGATGGCCCTGCTGTACCTGGATCTGGACCATTTCAAGAATATCAACGACTCCCTGGGCCACGAGCTGGGGGATTTGCTGCTCCAGCAGGTGGCGGAGCGGCTGCGTCAGTGCCTGGGGCCCCGGGATGTGTTGAGCCGTTCCGGCGGCGACGAATTTTCCCTGTTGCTCACGGATTGCAGCGGGGTGGCCATGATCGGCCGCACGGCGGAACGGCTGCTGGGCATTTTCGATTCCCCCTTCTCCATTTCCGGCCACGAACTGGGCCTGACCGCCTCCATCGGCATCAGTGTTTATCCCATGGATGGCACGGACCTGGGGGCCCTGCTGAAAAACGCCGATGCGGCCCTGTTCTCCGCCAAGGCGGCGGGGCGCAACAACTACCAGTTCTTCACCCCGGAAATGAACGCCCGGGTGTTTGAGCGCCTCTCCCTAGAAAATAGCCTGCGCAAAGCCCTGGCCCGGAACGAACTTGTGCTCCACTACCAGCCCCAGTTCGACGTTATGGGAGAGCCCCGGCTCTTCGGCTTTGAAGCCCTGCTGCGCTGGCAGCATCCGGATCAGGGCCTGGTGCCCCCGTCCCGCTTTATTCCTATTGCGGAGGAAACGGGCCTCATTCTGCCCATCGGGGAATGGGTGCTGCGGGAGGCCTGTCGCCAGCTGGTGGCTTGGCAGACCCGGGGCCTGCCCCGCTGTACCGTGGCGGTGAATCTCTCTGCCGTCCAGTTCCGCCAGCACAATCTGGCCGCCATGGTGGCCGCTGCCCTGCGGGATACGGGCCTGGCCCCGGCCCAGCTGGAACTGGAAATTACGGAAAGCCTGTTGATGGACGACACGGAGCGGGCGGTGCAGGTCTTGCAGGATTTGAAAGCCCTGGGGGTGCGCCTGTCCCTGGACGACTTCGGTACGGGCTATTCCAGCCTGGCCTATCTGAAGCGCTTCCCCCTGGACAAGATCAAGATTGACCAGTCCTTCGTCCGGGATCTGACCCACGACGCGGGGGATGCGGCCATTACCCAGACCATTATTGCCATGGCCCGCTCCTTAAGCATGGGGGCCATTGCGGAAGGGGTGGAAACCCCGGAACAGCTGGCCTATCTGCGCCGCCACCACTGCAAGGAAGTTCAGGGGTTCTATTTCAGTGCCGGGGTGCCGGCGGATCAGGTGCCGGCCCTGTTTAGCCCGGACTGGCTGCCAGCGGCGGAGCGCCGCCCCCCTCCGGTGGAACGGCCCCAGGCCTGA
- a CDS encoding Tex family protein, which produces MLPPIEHRIAEELGVRPQQVMAAVALLDEGATVPFIARYRKEATGGLDDTQLRTLEERLTYLRELEERRKAILASIEEQGKLTPALAGEINAADTKQRLEDLYLPYKPKRRTKAQIAREAGLQPLADALLADPGLNPEAEAGAYLNGEAGFADIKAVLDGARQILMERFAEDAELLGQLRDYLDEHGVVKSTVVEGKETEGAKFRDYFDFSEPLLAIPSHRALALFRGRNEGFLGLTLVLDSELDEANKPSGPNPCEQRIAKRFGVKDQGRPGDKWLQDTVRWAWRVKMALHLETELMTVLRDKAEDEAIRVFGRNLKDLLLAAPAGHRATMGLDPGIRTGVKVAVVDKTGKLLDTATIYPHEPRRDWEGSLAVLGALVQKHQVDLISIGNGTASRETDKLAGDLIKRLGHPNLTKVVVSEAGASVYSASEFAAREFPELDVSLRGAVSIARRLQDPLAELVKIEPKAIGVGQYQHDVSQSKLARALDGVVEDCVNGVGVDVNTASIPLLARISGLNQSLASNIVSYRDQHGAFPDRAALKQVPRLGDKTFEQAAGFLRVPQGANPLDASAVHPEAYPVVERILADIKKGIKEVIGDARLIQSLNPAKYTDEQFGLPTVQDILKELEKPGRDPRPEFKAAVFREGVESLKDLEPGMLLEGVVTNVAAFGAFVDIGVHQDGLVHVSALSHKFVKDPHEVVKAGDIVKVKVLEVDLDRKRVALTMRLDDAPGKAPGGPRTGAPLSAKARQRTERQPETQGAMAAAFAKLRR; this is translated from the coding sequence ATGCTGCCTCCCATCGAACACCGCATTGCCGAAGAGTTGGGCGTCCGCCCCCAACAGGTTATGGCGGCCGTCGCCCTGCTGGACGAAGGCGCCACCGTGCCCTTCATCGCCCGCTACCGGAAGGAAGCCACCGGGGGACTGGATGACACCCAGCTGCGCACCCTGGAGGAGCGGCTCACCTATTTGCGGGAGCTGGAAGAGCGCCGCAAGGCCATCCTTGCCAGTATTGAGGAACAGGGCAAGCTCACCCCGGCCCTGGCCGGGGAAATCAACGCGGCGGACACCAAGCAGCGCCTGGAAGACCTTTATCTGCCCTACAAGCCCAAGCGCCGCACCAAGGCCCAGATCGCCCGGGAAGCCGGGCTCCAGCCCCTGGCCGACGCCCTGCTGGCCGATCCGGGCCTGAATCCGGAGGCGGAAGCAGGGGCTTACCTGAATGGGGAAGCGGGTTTTGCCGACATCAAGGCGGTATTGGACGGCGCCCGGCAGATTCTCATGGAACGCTTTGCCGAAGATGCGGAACTGCTGGGCCAGCTGCGGGATTACCTGGACGAACACGGGGTGGTGAAATCCACCGTGGTGGAAGGCAAGGAAACGGAAGGGGCCAAGTTCCGGGACTATTTCGACTTTTCCGAACCTCTGCTGGCCATTCCCTCTCACCGGGCCCTGGCCCTCTTCCGGGGCCGCAATGAAGGCTTCCTCGGTCTCACCCTGGTGCTAGACAGCGAACTGGACGAAGCCAATAAGCCCAGCGGCCCCAACCCCTGCGAACAGCGCATTGCCAAGCGTTTCGGCGTCAAGGATCAGGGCCGCCCCGGGGACAAATGGTTGCAGGACACGGTGCGCTGGGCCTGGCGGGTAAAAATGGCCCTGCACCTGGAAACCGAACTCATGACCGTGCTCCGGGACAAGGCGGAAGACGAGGCCATCCGGGTCTTCGGGCGCAACCTGAAGGATCTGCTCCTGGCTGCCCCTGCTGGCCATCGGGCCACCATGGGCCTGGACCCGGGCATCCGCACCGGGGTCAAGGTGGCGGTGGTGGATAAGACCGGCAAACTCCTGGATACGGCCACCATCTATCCCCATGAACCCCGCCGGGACTGGGAAGGCTCCCTGGCCGTATTGGGGGCCCTGGTGCAGAAGCACCAGGTGGATTTAATTTCCATCGGCAACGGCACCGCCTCCCGGGAAACGGACAAGCTGGCGGGCGATCTGATCAAGCGCCTGGGCCATCCCAACCTGACCAAGGTGGTGGTCTCGGAAGCCGGAGCCTCGGTTTATTCCGCCTCCGAATTCGCCGCCCGGGAATTCCCCGAGCTGGATGTGTCCCTGCGGGGGGCCGTGTCCATCGCCCGACGCCTCCAGGACCCCCTGGCGGAACTGGTAAAAATCGAGCCCAAGGCCATTGGCGTGGGCCAGTACCAGCACGACGTCTCCCAGAGCAAGCTGGCCCGGGCTCTGGACGGGGTGGTGGAAGACTGCGTGAATGGGGTAGGAGTGGATGTGAATACCGCCTCCATCCCCCTCCTGGCCCGGATTTCCGGCCTTAATCAGAGCCTGGCCAGCAACATCGTCAGCTACCGAGACCAGCATGGCGCCTTCCCGGACCGGGCGGCCCTCAAACAGGTGCCCCGCCTGGGAGACAAGACCTTTGAACAGGCCGCCGGCTTCCTCCGGGTGCCCCAGGGGGCCAATCCCCTGGACGCTTCGGCGGTCCACCCGGAAGCCTATCCGGTGGTGGAGCGCATCCTGGCCGACATTAAAAAGGGCATCAAGGAAGTAATTGGGGATGCCCGCCTGATCCAGAGCCTGAATCCGGCCAAATACACGGATGAGCAATTCGGCCTGCCCACGGTCCAGGACATTCTCAAGGAACTGGAAAAACCGGGCCGGGACCCCCGCCCCGAATTCAAAGCGGCGGTCTTCCGGGAAGGGGTGGAATCCCTGAAAGACCTGGAGCCGGGCATGCTGCTGGAAGGGGTAGTCACCAATGTGGCCGCCTTCGGCGCCTTTGTGGATATCGGGGTACACCAGGACGGCCTGGTCCACGTCTCCGCCCTCTCCCACAAATTCGTCAAAGACCCCCACGAGGTGGTGAAGGCTGGCGACATCGTCAAGGTCAAGGTGCTGGAAGTGGACCTGGACCGGAAGCGGGTCGCCCTCACCATGCGCCTGGACGACGCCCCGGGCAAAGCCCCCGGCGGCCCCCGGACAGGCGCCCCCCTGTCCGCCAAGGCCCGGCAGCGCACTGAACGCCAGCCCGAGACTCAAGGCGCCATGGCCGCCGCCTTCGCCAAGCTGCGGCGCTAA
- a CDS encoding arsenate reductase has protein sequence MKKAFAWLTGNGVAYEFTDYKKAGVAAAKLPEWTAKAGWETLLNTKGLMWRKLSPEQKTDVDEAKALSLMAEYPSLIKRPVLEVGDRLLVGFSPDTYQSLLK, from the coding sequence ATGAAAAAGGCCTTTGCCTGGCTCACGGGAAACGGTGTGGCTTACGAATTCACGGACTACAAGAAGGCCGGGGTGGCCGCCGCCAAATTGCCGGAGTGGACGGCCAAGGCGGGTTGGGAAACCCTGCTTAATACCAAGGGGCTGATGTGGCGCAAGCTCTCTCCGGAACAGAAGACGGATGTGGATGAAGCCAAGGCCTTGAGCCTCATGGCCGAATACCCCAGCCTTATCAAGCGCCCCGTGCTGGAAGTGGGAGACCGGCTGCTGGTGGGCTTTTCCCCGGATACCTACCAAAGCCTGCTGAAATAA
- the hslO gene encoding Hsp33 family molecular chaperone HslO: MADTIHRFLFDDLDIRGALVHLDQAWQQMQEGRGYGPVTASLLGQMTAITAVIAGQLKQAGRLTFQLRGNGPIAMLVIDCNERLELRGMARSREGEDPRPAPLPDLLGHGQLMLSLDAAQARDTYQSFVPLEGDSLAQVFEHYLALSEQQPSRLVLAADGRTAAGLFLQKLPEADQRDPDGWNRVTQFLDTLTEDELLTLAPEQILTRLFHEETLRLFDPREVTYCCPEDWEKVRTMLRSLGREEVEAILAEHGEVVIQDEICNREYRFDPIAVAELFAAPLTSGPTYH; the protein is encoded by the coding sequence ATGGCCGACACCATTCACCGTTTTCTCTTTGACGACCTGGATATCCGGGGCGCCCTGGTGCACCTGGACCAGGCCTGGCAGCAGATGCAGGAAGGCCGGGGCTACGGCCCGGTCACCGCTTCCCTCCTGGGCCAGATGACCGCCATTACGGCGGTCATCGCAGGCCAGTTGAAACAGGCGGGGCGCCTCACCTTCCAGCTCCGGGGCAACGGCCCCATCGCCATGCTGGTCATCGATTGCAACGAACGGCTGGAACTGCGGGGCATGGCCCGCAGCCGGGAGGGGGAAGATCCCCGCCCCGCCCCCCTGCCCGACCTACTCGGCCACGGCCAGCTTATGCTCAGCCTGGACGCGGCCCAGGCCCGGGATACCTATCAGAGCTTTGTGCCCCTGGAAGGGGACAGCCTGGCCCAGGTCTTTGAACACTATCTAGCCCTTTCGGAACAGCAGCCCTCCCGTCTGGTGCTGGCAGCGGATGGCCGGACGGCAGCGGGCCTTTTCCTGCAAAAACTTCCCGAAGCGGACCAGCGGGATCCGGATGGCTGGAACCGGGTTACCCAGTTCCTGGACACCCTGACGGAAGACGAACTCCTGACCCTGGCCCCGGAACAGATCCTCACCCGGCTTTTCCACGAGGAAACCCTGCGCCTCTTCGATCCCCGGGAAGTCACCTACTGCTGCCCGGAAGACTGGGAAAAGGTGCGCACCATGCTCCGCTCCCTGGGCCGAGAGGAAGTGGAAGCCATTCTGGCGGAACATGGGGAAGTGGTGATTCAGGACGAAATCTGCAATCGGGAATATCGTTTCGACCCCATTGCGGTGGCCGAACTGTTCGCCGCCCCGCTGACCAGCGGCCCCACCTATCACTAA
- a CDS encoding FAD-binding oxidoreductase — protein sequence MTDSLDGLAAIVGPAHLLTEATDTAPYVTDWRGRYQGQARCVVRPGTAEEVSQVVRLCLARGWPMVPQGGNTSLCGAATPDASGGAVVISLARLNRIRAVDGDNNTLTAEAGCLLASVQERAAAADRLFPLALASEGSCQVGGNLSTNAGGVHVLRYGNTRDLTLGLEVVLPSGELWDGLRGLRKDNTGYDLKHLFIGAEGTLGIITAAVFKLFPLPGARAVAWLAVPDPRAALVLLQRAQDRFQARLIAFELVSRPALELVLRHIPGMHDPLPGSASPWFVLLELNDGGEDDLLQDSLTAFMGDRLEGGEVTDGVLAQSRDQVRQLWALRENISEAQKREGVSIKHDVAVPVARVPEFLSRAEPLLQAAFPGVRIVAFGHAGDGNLHYNLSQPERERNQAFIAATPAVNRQVYDLVTELGGTISAEHGLGQLKRDMILRYKSPLEMDMMRAVKHLFDPRGLMNPGKIFA from the coding sequence ATGACGGATTCCCTGGACGGGCTGGCAGCCATCGTGGGCCCGGCCCACCTGCTCACCGAGGCCACGGACACGGCTCCCTATGTGACGGACTGGCGTGGCCGTTATCAGGGCCAGGCCCGTTGCGTGGTGCGGCCCGGCACGGCGGAGGAGGTGAGCCAGGTGGTGCGCCTGTGCCTGGCCCGGGGCTGGCCCATGGTGCCCCAGGGGGGCAATACCAGCCTGTGCGGCGCCGCTACTCCGGACGCCAGCGGCGGTGCGGTGGTCATCAGCCTTGCCCGTCTCAACCGGATTCGGGCGGTGGATGGGGACAACAACACCCTGACCGCCGAGGCGGGCTGTCTCCTGGCCTCGGTGCAGGAACGGGCCGCCGCCGCGGATCGGCTCTTTCCCCTGGCCCTGGCTTCGGAAGGCAGCTGCCAGGTGGGGGGCAACCTGTCCACCAACGCGGGGGGAGTCCATGTGCTGCGCTACGGCAACACCCGGGATTTGACCCTGGGCCTGGAAGTGGTCCTGCCCAGCGGGGAGCTGTGGGATGGCCTGCGGGGCCTGCGCAAGGACAACACGGGCTATGACCTGAAGCACCTTTTTATCGGCGCCGAAGGCACCCTGGGCATTATTACCGCCGCCGTATTCAAGCTTTTTCCCCTGCCTGGGGCCCGGGCCGTGGCCTGGCTGGCGGTGCCCGATCCCCGGGCCGCCCTGGTCCTGTTGCAACGGGCCCAGGACCGTTTCCAGGCCCGGCTCATCGCCTTTGAACTGGTCTCCCGGCCCGCCCTGGAACTGGTGCTGCGCCATATTCCGGGGATGCATGATCCCCTGCCGGGGAGCGCCAGCCCCTGGTTCGTGCTACTGGAATTGAACGACGGCGGAGAAGATGACCTGTTGCAGGACAGCCTCACCGCCTTCATGGGAGACCGGCTGGAAGGCGGGGAAGTGACGGATGGGGTGCTGGCCCAAAGCCGGGATCAGGTCCGCCAGCTGTGGGCCCTGCGGGAAAACATCTCGGAAGCCCAGAAGCGGGAAGGGGTGAGCATCAAGCACGATGTGGCCGTGCCCGTGGCCCGGGTGCCTGAGTTCCTGTCCCGGGCCGAACCCCTGCTTCAGGCGGCCTTTCCCGGGGTGCGTATCGTGGCCTTTGGCCATGCGGGGGACGGCAACCTGCACTACAACCTTTCCCAACCGGAGCGGGAGCGGAACCAGGCTTTCATTGCCGCCACTCCGGCGGTGAATCGGCAGGTCTATGATCTGGTCACCGAGCTGGGGGGCACCATTTCCGCTGAGCATGGCCTGGGGCAGCTGAAGCGGGACATGATCCTGCGCTACAAGTCGCCCCTGGAGATGGACATGATGCGGGCGGTGAAACACCTTTTCGATCCCCGGGGCCTGATGAATCCGGGCAAGATTTTCGCCTGA
- a CDS encoding patatin-like phospholipase family protein: MAESARPQPRRPRIGLALGSGAARGWAHIGVLRALADDGLVPDVISGASIGAFVGAAAACGELDALESWVGHLSWKDVLGFFDIGLNGGLIKGEKLMDFFSSHFTDRDFHQLPVPFACVATDLGNGKELWLKEGSVAAAVRASIALPGLFSPVEREGRHLVDGGLVNPVPVSLCRALGAEVVIAVDLGSDLVGKHLRGRKKAQEKAAEPGWSGKLLNLLPGRNGGAPTGPGVLDVIAASINIMQVRVARSRMAGDPAEVLVAPRLAQLGLLDFHRGAEAIAEGWSATKLMLPLLHNALDNYR; the protein is encoded by the coding sequence ATGGCCGAGTCCGCCCGGCCCCAGCCCCGCCGGCCCCGCATCGGTCTGGCCCTGGGTTCCGGGGCGGCCCGGGGCTGGGCCCATATCGGGGTGCTGCGGGCCCTGGCCGATGATGGTCTGGTGCCTGACGTGATCAGCGGCGCCTCCATTGGCGCTTTTGTGGGGGCGGCCGCCGCCTGCGGCGAACTGGATGCCCTGGAAAGCTGGGTGGGTCATCTCTCCTGGAAGGATGTGCTGGGCTTTTTCGATATCGGCCTGAATGGGGGGCTGATCAAGGGGGAAAAGCTCATGGACTTTTTCTCCAGCCATTTCACCGATCGGGATTTCCACCAATTGCCCGTGCCCTTCGCCTGCGTGGCCACGGACCTGGGCAATGGCAAGGAATTGTGGCTGAAAGAAGGCAGTGTGGCGGCCGCGGTGCGGGCCTCCATCGCCCTGCCCGGGCTCTTCTCCCCCGTGGAGCGGGAAGGCCGCCATCTGGTGGATGGGGGTCTGGTCAATCCGGTGCCCGTGTCCCTCTGCCGGGCCTTGGGGGCGGAAGTGGTGATTGCGGTGGACCTGGGCTCGGACTTGGTGGGCAAGCACCTCCGGGGGCGGAAAAAGGCCCAGGAAAAGGCCGCCGAGCCGGGCTGGTCCGGCAAACTCCTCAATCTTTTACCCGGCCGCAACGGGGGCGCCCCTACCGGGCCCGGGGTGCTGGATGTGATTGCCGCCAGTATCAATATCATGCAGGTCCGGGTGGCCCGCAGCCGTATGGCTGGGGACCCGGCGGAGGTGCTGGTGGCGCCCCGCCTGGCCCAGCTAGGCTTGCTGGATTTCCACCGGGGGGCGGAGGCCATCGCTGAAGGCTGGAGCGCCACCAAGCTCATGCTGCCCCTCCTGCACAACGCTCTGGACAATTACCGATGA
- the rimO gene encoding 30S ribosomal protein S12 methylthiotransferase RimO: MPDSQNTPTSIFSSPTVGFVSLGCPKASSDAERILTQLRAEGYEISSSYQGSDLVIVNTCGFIDEAVTESLDAIGEALAENGKVIVTGCLGAKGNVVREAHPSVLAVTGPHATQEVMEQVHARLPKPHDPFVDLVPEAGIRLTPPHFAYLKISEGCNHSCTFCIIPSLRGPLVSRPIGDVYQEAKALAESGVRELLVISQDTSAYGVDLKYRTGFVGGRPMKTRLKELCEALAEFGIWVRLHYVYPYPSVDELIPLMADGKILPYLDVPFQHASPRILKAMQRPASAENNLERIRAWREICPDITIRSTFIAGFPGETEAEFEELLQFLETARLDRVGCFAYSPVEGAAANALPGALPDEVREERRRYVMELQEDISADIMAAKIDKEMTVLVDAVDEEGAIARSSADAPEIDGVVYLDGVFDVNPGDFLQVRIVDADAFDLYAQRI, from the coding sequence GTGCCTGATAGCCAAAACACCCCCACCAGCATTTTTTCTTCCCCCACCGTGGGGTTTGTTTCCCTGGGCTGTCCCAAAGCCTCCTCGGATGCGGAGCGCATCCTGACCCAATTGCGGGCCGAGGGCTATGAGATTTCCTCCTCCTACCAGGGCTCGGACCTGGTCATCGTCAACACCTGCGGGTTCATTGACGAAGCGGTGACCGAATCCCTGGATGCCATTGGGGAAGCCCTGGCGGAAAACGGCAAGGTGATCGTCACCGGCTGTCTGGGCGCCAAGGGCAATGTGGTGCGGGAGGCCCACCCCTCCGTGCTGGCCGTTACCGGCCCCCACGCCACCCAGGAGGTGATGGAGCAGGTCCACGCTCGCCTGCCCAAGCCCCACGATCCCTTTGTGGATCTGGTGCCGGAAGCGGGCATTCGCCTGACCCCGCCCCATTTCGCCTATCTGAAAATTTCCGAAGGCTGCAACCATAGCTGCACCTTCTGCATTATTCCCAGCCTGCGGGGCCCCCTGGTTTCCCGGCCCATCGGGGACGTGTATCAGGAAGCCAAGGCCCTGGCGGAATCCGGGGTGCGGGAGTTGCTGGTCATTTCCCAGGACACCAGCGCCTACGGGGTGGATCTGAAATACCGCACCGGCTTTGTGGGCGGTCGTCCCATGAAAACCCGGCTCAAGGAACTGTGCGAGGCCCTGGCCGAGTTCGGCATCTGGGTGCGGCTCCATTACGTTTATCCCTACCCCAGCGTGGATGAACTCATTCCCCTCATGGCCGATGGCAAAATCCTGCCCTACCTGGATGTGCCCTTCCAGCATGCCAGCCCCCGCATTCTCAAGGCCATGCAGCGGCCCGCCAGCGCGGAAAACAACCTGGAACGCATCCGGGCCTGGCGGGAAATTTGTCCGGACATCACCATCCGCTCCACCTTTATCGCCGGATTCCCCGGGGAAACGGAGGCGGAATTCGAGGAACTGCTCCAGTTCCTGGAAACCGCCCGTCTGGACCGGGTGGGCTGCTTCGCCTATTCCCCGGTGGAAGGGGCGGCAGCCAACGCCCTGCCCGGGGCTCTGCCCGACGAAGTGCGGGAAGAGCGGCGCCGCTATGTGATGGAATTGCAGGAAGACATTTCCGCCGACATCATGGCCGCCAAGATCGACAAGGAAATGACCGTGCTGGTGGATGCGGTGGATGAGGAGGGGGCCATCGCCCGCTCCAGCGCCGACGCCCCGGAAATCGACGGGGTGGTCTATCTGGACGGGGTGTTCGACGTCAATCCGGGGGATTTCCTCCAGGTACGCATTGTGGACGCGGACGCTTTCGACCTCTACGCCCAACGGATCTGA
- the phaR gene encoding polyhydroxyalkanoate synthesis repressor PhaR — MSEQPRLIKKYPNRRLYDTKTSSYITLADVKDLVLDFEHFVVVDAKSGEDLTRSILLQIILEEESGGVPLFSSELLAQIIRFYGNAMQSMLSKYLENNIKSLVEFQNKVQEQSRSLYGENNQVQADMWGQFLNFQGPAMQSMMSAYMDQSQKMFQQMQDQLQNQTRNMFTGFPFPGEDGEQGGKSE; from the coding sequence ATGTCGGAACAACCGCGTCTGATCAAGAAGTACCCCAACCGTCGTCTCTACGACACCAAAACCAGCTCTTACATCACCTTGGCGGACGTCAAGGATCTGGTCCTGGATTTTGAACATTTCGTCGTGGTGGATGCCAAAAGCGGCGAAGATCTGACCCGGAGCATCCTGCTCCAGATCATTCTGGAAGAGGAATCCGGTGGTGTGCCCCTGTTTTCCTCCGAGTTGCTGGCCCAGATCATCCGTTTCTACGGCAATGCCATGCAGTCTATGCTGAGCAAGTATCTGGAAAACAACATCAAATCCCTAGTGGAATTCCAGAACAAGGTACAGGAGCAATCCCGTTCCCTGTACGGGGAAAACAACCAGGTGCAGGCCGACATGTGGGGCCAGTTCCTGAATTTCCAGGGGCCGGCCATGCAAAGCATGATGTCCGCCTACATGGACCAAAGCCAAAAAATGTTCCAGCAAATGCAGGATCAGTTACAGAACCAGACCCGCAACATGTTCACCGGTTTCCCCTTTCCGGGGGAGGACGGGGAACAGGGCGGGAAAAGCGAATAA